From the genome of Diorhabda carinulata isolate Delta chromosome 2, icDioCari1.1, whole genome shotgun sequence:
cGTTTAATGACGGTGGTTGGATTTCCACCATTTAATTGCGAATTAAACCCGATTGAACTGGTATGGATAACTAatgcttcattattttattactctctcacgcataaaatgaattttttttaatttgttacttCTTAGAtctgttttttttaaacaggTAATTGACgtttgttaataaatcaataaatcatattaattttatcagttttaaataaatatacaagttttttggaaattataaaaataccaCGCAAACcaatagacaaaaataaaattaattcgttattaataattcattgataaatatttgttataaaaaatatcaataaaacgCTCGAAATTCAAATGTGCTTGATTTATAAATGATCCTACCAACAAAAAAATGGTTGCATTATAAAGATGGCGCCAAGGAGATAAGGAacgaaaagataaaataattattgagagGATGCTTGATGAAATAATCGTGccaattgatattaaaatttcgctgataaattgagaaaatgtGGGGCAATCCCCgatactgataaaaaaaaaatttcactatatTATTTTCAGGAAATTTCGTAATCTCATGATAATTTTTAGTATCAGATGCAAGTTCTGGTACTGTACAGTGTGTCCTTTTAACTTCGTAATACATGATTTCATGATAGAAAAATCGAATTGGACTAAATATCGATCAGAATATATTCATActccaataaaatttttttgaaattttgatccTATCGAAAGTCGAccataactttgttattttaaatataacaccctgtatattaatacatttatgaaatctacgtaaaatttaagtatacttttgtttgaacacttttttcgaaaaaggtatatttttcgagttattaattttttcgtaaaaaatttgacctttgcagacccttataaattatttttttacgattatacccttaaagatatgaaaatggtttctattcagTTGCTTTTAGCAAAGTTTGAAGTATTTgtatctatattgaaaaattcttcattatatacagggtgcgtaTAGAatagtgttcaaagtttaacttcataaatatcaaatttctttatttttttttttttaaatagaaccacccgattttttctattttaatgcattcagaggTGAAAAATACATTACCTCTATCCagatattaaaatagaaaaaaccgggtgttTCTACTTAGAAAAATTTGATCtttatgaagttaaaatttgaacactttctatacgcaccctgtatataatgaagaatttttcaatatagatacAAATACTTCGAactttgctaaaagcaaccgaatagaaaccattttcatatctttaagggtataatcgtaaaaaaataatttataagggtttgcaacggtcaaattttttacaaaaaaattaataactcgaaaagtatacatttttcgaaaaaagttttctcacaaaagtatactaaaatttttcgtagatttcaaaaatgtattaacatatagagtgttctatttaaaataacaaagtaacaatcgacttccggtagaaccggaagtcggccatatttgaaaatatttcagttagaaagatcgtatccgaaaacccaaaagtagaaattttcatgattttactataagtatttcaCCATATACCGATAGTTTTATCTTGTcgtgggacactctgtatatagaAGTTAAAGATGACTGTTCTTCATCGTCTTTCATTGACCTCTCCGACCCTTCTTCTAATCATTGAATCACTTACATTATTTCGTCAGTAAAATTCACAGATTTGGCGATTTGCATTCAGAAAACAAATCACAGATATGAGGGTTGCTtcgtaaattttgaaatatggcaacactgatgtgtataagtcaaatctgtcattgtcataaaatttgacatttttaatgttgaacGTACTATCCCGAACCatcgtgtttcgctggttttcgcTACAGAATAAATTTCGTAACGATCTTTCAGGTCCATCACAGCAACGAAGAACGGTCAAATCTGGATGGATACATCatcatttgtttaccagaagaaaaagaagaaaccaaTCGAAAAAcacgaatcattctccatctagaacagtcaaaacatcgaattgattcATCATCCGCCGTATAGATCGatgattttcttcttattcccgtagatcaataataaattgtgaggttaacgtttttctacacctgaagaatcGGTTGAATTCAAACGCATTAAAAAGTCTATTgattgtaatgtaatgtaataaattgcgaaataaatattttttaacgttgaatagaaatatatttcgttttcatttcgaatatatttgtagtaaaatcgaaaaatttcagTATTCGTGGTGTGGAAGGTGTGGCGGTAAAATTTTCGTATTCTATAAGAAGGTAAACAAACAATGAACAACATTCAAAGAAAGAGTCGTCGGTACACGGTATAAAGAGAAAAGAAGAAGCGAGCGTTTCGGTTTTCACATGAATAGCGTCCGCGAATTGAGGCGTCGGTCGCGTCGCATTCGTCCTACTCCGTCGAGTCGTCCAAGTGGTGGGGCCAGTCTCTATATCAGAACTTCAGTGTAGCTTGGGCCACCCGACGACTAACAACcgaaacaaaatttgttatctACCTACAACACGGTTGCCGATTTTAAGTATACGGCGCGTCGCGTGTTTATTAGGTGCAAccacatttaaatatttatatttatatataaaaaggaaaaaaattgaaataaatagtgTGTCAGTGCCGATCTCTGCGAGATGTCTGTGTGATATATTATCGAGTTATGTGACATTTAGGGATGCCCGATAGATCGTTATCGACGATTTTAAATTATCGGAAAAATGAAGCATCACCACATCATCCGTATTATCTTATATTCGCATCTCGATATCAGATATCGCCACATTACCACCGATACCGGCTCTTAAATACGTCTTAAAAACAAATCACCGACCCGATTTAGACATGTACCAAAAATGCGTATGTTTTCTATTTCTAGTTATCCTAGCCGTTCTAAGTTGTTCAGCTTTCCACATAGATAACCTCGCCATGGcggatttttctaaaaaaaatttccattttcaaaaaccCCATAAAATTCGGCATCACAGGCTATGGAGGACTCAAGCTCGCGATCGATACCCCAAATCTCAAATCGAAACATTCGTATATTATCCCCCACCACCGAAACATACCCCATCGATTACACCCTCGACCATCGACGGTGAGATACTTGAACGAATCTCCTCGAATACTCATTCTGGATCGAGCGAGATTTCCACGACGTTTCCCAATGAAAATCTCGCTCAGATCCCTCCGACCGATTACGTTGTATCAAGAGCGCAGCGCTCCTCGGATCATCGACAGAGGAAGCCCAGATGGACTCTAAAACAAAACGAAGATATTTTCGCGAAAGCTTTTAAAGCGAAGCTTGTAGTTTTAGCGGACGTCGAATCGAAATCTATCAACGAGGCCAACGGGGCCTGTCAATTTTACGCCAAAGTGATAAAAGATTTCAAAGGTAACGCGCAAAAATATTTCGGTAGTGTAAATAGGTACTTGAGGCATATTGTGACGGCGGCGTGCGATCTAGTCAAAGAGATGAAAATCTCCAGGAAATATGTGTtgttgttgaataaaaaaaacgataaattggTGTTGATCGACACCCCGAAACCTAAGAAAGATCTGAGGGCGTCgacgaggaaaaaatttaacagGGTGTGTAAATCGGGGTTTGGTAAGTCCAATTTCATGAAATATCTAACATTTTTACTACCCCTATTATCTTTCAACATCATAATACAGGGGGTAATcaattaatatgattttttactCATTCAACAACTAATAATCTTACAGAATGCTGTGTAACACAtcaaagttacgttttttatattttaaaacatatttagaAACAGTTTACTTTCCCCATTATAATAATATAGGgttgtgatatattttacggGGTATTTAGAAAGTTGTAACGAATTTTACGTAAAAATCGTAAAGTTAAATACCCTGTACaatataagagaaatttttttcttacaaaacattcgaatagtaataaaaatcctggaaaattatttattccattgaATCTGATACGGGGtgattcaaaataatacattatctTCTCCGTTTTTTCCATTACACCACCCTGTATTGCATATAAGTACCGAAAAGTATTACCTCTATTTTATCGTTAAGCTGTTTCCAAATATGCCATAAAATATAGGgggtttcatttaaaaaacgtaactttgatatggcacaATACACTAAATCGccttgtatattaataattgaCGTGTTTCAAGCAGCGTGTCTGGAATATACAAGGTGTAGCTGAAAATacgagtatttttttttcgcgACAAAGCTGGACGCGTCCAGAATTGTATATTAATTCCCACTACGAAAACACTCGTAATCTAGCTGGAAAAGAGGGTAAAAAATACTGTCAACTCCTTTTCTTTACTAATTTATgatgatttataaaaatgtttttcaaaattttttcacgaTGCAGTAAACGACTATCAAGAATTCGACTGTGCGTAGAAATTTCATCACCGGCTTTGGAAATATCAATTTAAGTTATCGTGTTAAATTttgcaccctgtataatattttttttggaatgcaataaatgattttgaaactaaataatatatatttaataaaattgttcgttctgtattcattcacataccgaaagttgcgtttttaGTGTTCcgtgtagtgaaagtgacagttccgtactgcaaaacgctTTCGGAACGTTCTGGAGTGACTCTAATATTGACAGTCGACAGTTTCAGTTCGATGATTTTGCACaaccttaaattttttattttctcaaattatttgttttatgtttgttttgttttatcagaatttttttcaaaaatcgctaaacaatggattgaaaagtcAAACCTCATGTATTTGTTAAtgtgtgttgattgtaaatgattaaaattttatcagataATGATACATTATATAAATTGTACCAAATAAACATACCGAACAacaacaaaaagttttaaaatccGTATTGGAATTGAATGACTGAAATTTCGTACCCATTGTCATCAAccgtatacattttttttctgttagttttGGTACTTTCCTTTACAAAATTCCACATAAATTTGTTGATGTTGGCGGTTGGGTTAAGTCAGTTTTCCTAGTGGAAAAACAGAACGACAACTTAATGACATTATTGACGTtgatgtcaaatgtcaaatggtTCAGCGACTACCGAAGATGAAATCCATGGGTTGGAATTTTGTAGACACTATTTACATATGACGCCCAATACATCTTTTGAAAAACTCACTTTAGAAGTGAACATCTTcgatgttgctgatggtttttcgcTTTGTCTTGATGATGCGTCAAGTTTTCTTGTTCGCACGTGGAAGAATCTTTCGGATTCGACACTTTTTGATCTTCAAAAACGATGCGCGGACTTTCTCCTTATTTCTAAACAGTATTCCAAGGAGTATTCAACACTTGTGACCAGGAGCTTGTCTTTATGCAGAAATTTGCTTCGTAAGCTCCATAAAAcgtgaaaataactttttattaactTGTACTAAACTCTTGATCGTTTTGGTGTACACTAGTGCCATCTAGCGACacaatgtaaatataaaaaccTCACTTTGATCGACTGGGATTTGTCAATGTGATAAAACTAATtagaatgtataaaaaaattcgaaagtaAAGTttagaacgaaaaaaaaaatattttagtttaatttttggGCATAAATAaccgaaaaataattaaattaactttaaaacagagaaaaactaaaaaacatcGATTGTAAAACACTTAAAAAccgatttaaataatttagaaaaacattgaattgaattgataaGACATAtaaaacgaatgaaaaataatagggaagttaaaagaataataaaatggaaaccCTTCAAAATCAAtgataaaacaacaaattaagATACCAAGTACGAcgtagagatggcggtagttgcttgtaAAATACCGGAATATTTGTGTTTcctttgttaggttaggtactTCTTCAAATTGTTTTCATCGGGATTtcatcaaatatgaaaataattctaatgatttgatatgttttttttttcaattttagcgtCTTTTAAAACCAATTCGAGatgttatatttttcatattgtttctgtgtttaaaacaaacaaaattttgtaaaattatgtaTATCAAGAAATATGATCTTGTGACCTATTACAAAAGACGAGACTCTTGCCAACAATTTTTGAACTAAAGCAACTGCCAAAACACGAAATTATGATCTGGGCGACAACATTATTGATCTAATCAAATggaattttcgaatatttctcTAGAAAATTAGTCGGTAATGTTGAATTAATAACGTTAATTTCCTatactttattcaaataaattataggaGAAATCTATATAAAAACAGATAGAAATATGTTCGAGGGGggcaatttatataaatatttgtttatgttaaattaaattgtgacaaaaacCAGTGAAAGTTTGAGTTTTAAGATGTATCTTAATACTTTATTATATCTATCTAAGGCCCATCCACTCTCGGGTGAATTGGTCCACTTCCCGGAGCACATCCTTCTcctatttttattgctttcaacTTCTTTTGTTCTAATCTATTCTCTCCTATTGTTGTTTGTGTCGTTATCATCATCATGACCCCCAGAAACGGTCATCCAACTACTACTAGAAGTACTGAATcgcaaattatcaaattttctgtAACTTTCCAATTAACATTGTTAAAAACATGTCTTAGCTTAttcgatttttgaaattttaaggttaaatCACTTCAAAATAATCCCCTGAATAGTTCCATCGCTTTCTTCTTCCCATTCCAGTTTCAAACAAACTAccgaattaatttttttcgacaaACTTTGAGGCTCTAAAATTCTCCAGGGATTCAACTTGGTATAGACGCGAATTGCCtccaatcgtcatattttgggcCCCTTTATATGTCTATTTACAGATCTTAACAGATTTCGTTTCTTGTTTTTAAATTCCTAatttgtttttctcattttctgtTCCTTCATCTAGTGCTTTGTCATTTCTTGTTATTTGtgcttttttttctatttcggCACCTCTTTTGTTACTTCGAGAGCTCCGACAATCCCAAGCACTTCTCGGAGCTCCTCCTCCTCCTATTTTTATGTCTTTTATTCTCTCCGATTATTAGTCCTTTGGTTTttaatcttttcatttttttcaaagccTTCCATGTCTTTTAAATCTCTTAGAACCTTTAGAACGTCtttccattttccaaaaaatttgttgttttgttttgatgttttggatggcattttcgaaaatattagcGTAATCAAGATGCTTgtaatttattcttaatttagaactaatttattgtttatacaaGTATGTTCGCGTgtcttaattattttcattaattcaattattaaattaattaacagTTCTACAAAATCAGTTCAATTACATATGCttaattgtgtaatttttttgcGTTGTTTCCTACAGTTTTCTTGTTAGGGCAGCTGATTTTATTTTGGTCCCactataatccggtcaatttagacattggaagttacataaattcccattaAGCTGAAAATCCCATCGTTTcagtgtatggaaaaaattttattcaaggtcaaaggtcgaaaaaatgagtttttcgcgattataagcaaaacggtaagttttatcataaaaatacctcagacgaaaattgtagatcataaaattatctacaaaaaacgtattagtactttttttcctacgagctaccgtttctgagatataatgatacaaaaagttgtaaaagttatgtttcagatttactatTGTATTTAATGgctcattatatctcagaaacggtggctcgtaggaaaaaaagtaataatacgttttttgtagataattttatgatctacaattttcgtctgaggtatttttatgataaaacttaccgttttgcttataatcgcgaaaaactcattttttttacttttgacgtcgagtagaattttattttcaattgtattaaacaattttactgattttcagttTATTGGGAATTTAAGTAACTTCGAATGTTAAATTGACTGGATTATAGtggcaaataaaatttttattcaatgtcaaagatcaaaaaaatgagtttttcgcaattataagcaaaacggtaagttttatcataaaaataccttagacgaaaattATAGATCATTAAATTACCTACAAAACACGgattgatactttttttcctacgagccaccgtttctgagatataatgatacaaaaagttgtaaaagttatgtttcagatttactatTGTATTTAATGgctcattatatctcagaaacggtggctcgtaggaaaaaaagtaataatacgttttttgtagataattttatgatctaca
Proteins encoded in this window:
- the LOC130903908 gene encoding uncharacterized protein LOC130903908 isoform X6, with the protein product MYQKCVCFLFLVILAVLSCSAFHIDNLAMADFSKKNFHFQKPHKIRHHRLWRTQARDRYPKSQIETFVYYPPPPKHTPSITPSTIDGEILERISSNTHSGSSEISTTFPNENLAQIPPTDYVVSRAQRSSDHRQRKPRWTLKQNEDIFAKAFKAKLVVLADVESKSINEANGACQFYAKVIKDFKGNAQKYFGSVNRYLRHIVTAACDLVKEMKISRKYVLLLNKKNDKLVLIDTPKPKKDLRASTRKKFNRVCKSGFVPTKPQIVELKEFSPKSQKKIEKKYRILTCTVKGFPLPRITWRRNNVILHHNKSYNVLYKRRKSKLVIKKHEADSLGEYECIAESLNGLMASKNITVKPPPPTKSCPKPYDTDLCQNGGKCFYEESIGDYGCVCPDNFSGKNCQLKLPSNTNTQYTTVSFHC
- the LOC130903908 gene encoding uncharacterized protein LOC130903908 isoform X3, whose product is MYQKCVCFLFLVILAVLSCSAFHIDNLAMADFSKKNFHFQKPHKIRHHRLWRTQARDRYPKSQIETFVYYPPPPKHTPSITPSTIDGEILERISSNTHSGSSEISTTFPNENLAQIPPTDYVVSRAQRSSDHRQRKPRWTLKQNEDIFAKAFKAKLVVLADVESKSINEANGACQFYAKVIKDFKGNAQKYFGSVNRYLRHIVTAACDLVKEMKISRKYVLLLNKKNDKLVLIDTPKPKKDLRASTRKKFNRVCKSGFVPTKPQIVELKEFSPKSQKKIEKKYRILTCTVKGFPLPRITWRRNNVILHHNKSYNVLYKRRKSKLVIKKHEADSLGEYECIAESLNGLMASKNITVKPPPPTKSCPKPYDTDLCQNGGKCFYEESIGDYGCVCPDNFSGKNCQLKLPSNTRFQLMEPPRKNVEKKKRRWKQRP
- the LOC130903908 gene encoding uncharacterized protein LOC130903908 isoform X2; amino-acid sequence: MYQKCVCFLFLVILAVLSCSAFHIDNLAMADFSKKNFHFQKPHKIRHHRLWRTQARDRYPKSQIETFVYYPPPPKHTPSITPSTIDGEILERISSNTHSGSSEISTTFPNENLAQIPPTDYVVSRAQRSSDHRQRKPRWTLKQNEDIFAKAFKAKLVVLADVESKSINEANGACQFYAKVIKDFKGNAQKYFGSVNRYLRHIVTAACDLVKEMKISRKYVLLLNKKNDKLVLIDTPKPKKDLRASTRKKFNRVCKSGFVPTKPQIVELKEFSPKSQKKIEKKYRILTCTVKGFPLPRITWRRNNVILHHNKSYNVLYKRRKSKLVIKKHEADSLGEYECIAESLNGLMASKNITVKPPPPSENIFSAKSCPKPYDTDLCQNGGKCFYEESIGDYGCVCPDNFSGKNCQLKLPSNTSMYPQPDLYACKLGLATKYNC
- the LOC130903908 gene encoding uncharacterized protein LOC130903908 isoform X4, whose amino-acid sequence is MYQKCVCFLFLVILAVLSCSAFHIDNLAMADFSKKNFHFQKPHKIRHHRLWRTQARDRYPKSQIETFVYYPPPPKHTPSITPSTIDGEILERISSNTHSGSSEISTTFPNENLAQIPPTDYVVSRAQRSSDHRQRKPRWTLKQNEDIFAKAFKAKLVVLADVESKSINEANGACQFYAKVIKDFKGNAQKYFGSVNRYLRHIVTAACDLVKEMKISRKYVLLLNKKNDKLVLIDTPKPKKDLRASTRKKFNRVCKSGFVPTKPQIVELKEFSPKSQKKIEKKYRILTCTVKGFPLPRITWRRNNVILHHNKSYNVLYKRRKSKLVIKKHEADSLGEYECIAESLNGLMASKNITVKPPPPSENIFSAKSCPKPYDTDLCQNGGKCFYEESIGDYGCVCPDNFSGKNCQLKLPSNTNTQYTTVSFHC
- the LOC130903908 gene encoding uncharacterized protein LOC130903908 isoform X1 translates to MYQKCVCFLFLVILAVLSCSAFHIDNLAMADFSKKNFHFQKPHKIRHHRLWRTQARDRYPKSQIETFVYYPPPPKHTPSITPSTIDGEILERISSNTHSGSSEISTTFPNENLAQIPPTDYVVSRAQRSSDHRQRKPRWTLKQNEDIFAKAFKAKLVVLADVESKSINEANGACQFYAKVIKDFKGNAQKYFGSVNRYLRHIVTAACDLVKEMKISRKYVLLLNKKNDKLVLIDTPKPKKDLRASTRKKFNRVCKSGFVPTKPQIVELKEFSPKSQKKIEKKYRILTCTVKGFPLPRITWRRNNVILHHNKSYNVLYKRRKSKLVIKKHEADSLGEYECIAESLNGLMASKNITVKPPPPSENIFSAKSCPKPYDTDLCQNGGKCFYEESIGDYGCVCPDNFSGKNCQLKLPSNTRFQLMEPPRKNVEKKKRRWKQRP
- the LOC130903908 gene encoding uncharacterized protein LOC130903908 isoform X5; translated protein: MYQKCVCFLFLVILAVLSCSAFHIDNLAMADFSKKNFHFQKPHKIRHHRLWRTQARDRYPKSQIETFVYYPPPPKHTPSITPSTIDGEILERISSNTHSGSSEISTTFPNENLAQIPPTDYVVSRAQRSSDHRQRKPRWTLKQNEDIFAKAFKAKLVVLADVESKSINEANGACQFYAKVIKDFKGNAQKYFGSVNRYLRHIVTAACDLVKEMKISRKYVLLLNKKNDKLVLIDTPKPKKDLRASTRKKFNRVCKSGFVPTKPQIVELKEFSPKSQKKIEKKYRILTCTVKGFPLPRITWRRNNVILHHNKSYNVLYKRRKSKLVIKKHEADSLGEYECIAESLNGLMASKNITVKPPPPSENIFSAKSCPKPYDTDLCQNGGKCFYEESIGDYGCVCPDNFSGKNCQLKLPSNTNTQYTTDFN